The Meriones unguiculatus strain TT.TT164.6M chromosome 6, Bangor_MerUng_6.1, whole genome shotgun sequence genomic interval TGTTGATCCCGCACATCTCTCCACTCTGCCCTGGTGCCTGCAGTTTGAGGGGAAGACGTCATTTGGGATGTCAGTGTTCAACCTCAGCAACGCCATCATGGGCAGTGGCATCCTGGGGCTCGCCTACGCCATGGCCAATACTGGCATCATCCTTTTCCTGTGAGTGCTTCTGCAAACAGCCATAAACGGCTGCCAACCGTGACCTCCCGGGACCTTCCAGCTCGCTAGCCAGTGGGTGGGCCCTTCTTTCTCGGCACCCAGTCCACCACTGCAAAAACAGCCACAGCCAGGCAAACACACCTCCCTGCTCTTCAAACCCACAAGGCCGGCCTTACAGGCCTGAGTCTGTTCCACGACATTGACACAGGATGGCTGAACCCTTGTGGCCAGGCCTTGTGTGGCCACACATGTCCTTGATTTGGTGTCTCTGCCCTGAAACCTGAATGGAAAACATGTTTGTCCCAAAGACTCAAGGCACGGAGGTGCTCAGAGGACATGCACAGGTCACTCTTGACCCAGAAGGGCCCCACCTGGGTCACACTGCACCCTGGGTCAAAGAGAGCAGTGTTCCTAATATCTCAAGTCTCCCAACTTTCACCCACTCCCACTGGGCAGAGTTCAGACAGTCACGTCACAGGCTCCTTCCTCCTAGCCTCTCTGAGCTCACCACCCCCTGCCAACCAACCCCAGCGGCCTCTTTTCTTCCATGTTCTCCAGGTTCCTGTTGACAGCTGTTGCCCTGCTGTCTAGCTACTCCATCCACCTGCTCCTCAAATCTTCAGGGATCGTGGGTGAGCGTCTTGCAGGCTCCCGAGGCGGTGGGGTAAAAGTAAGGTGGGGCAAGCCCTTGGCTATCCTGACTTCCTGCTTTGACAGGCATCCGCGCCTATGAGCAGTTGGGCTACCGTGCCTTTGGGACCCCAGGGAAGCTGGTAGCAGCCCTGGCCATCACGCTGCAGAACATTGGAGGTGAGGCGGTGGCTGGGGCAGCGGTGTGCAGGATGGGCAGGTCTGaaggctggctggttcagctggCCTCAACAGCTGTCCCCTTGCCTCTTCCCCAGCCATGTCCAGCTACCTGTACATCATCAAGTCTGAGTTGCCTCTGGTCATCCAGACCTTCCTGAATCTGGAGAAGCCGGCCCCGTGAGCccggggaaagagggtgggaagcAGTGGGGAGGGACTGAGCTAGACTGATAGGCAAGGCACAAGTATGGCTGGTGGAGAATGGCAAATAAAGCCACATTCAGTTCCTGTTTGTGTGCAGGACCTCCAGGGAAACTCCCAAGAGGGGACCTTCAGAGCTAGAAAGCTAAGGCTCATGTGACCCGGGACCCTGCATATGAGCAGAAGGGCCTCAGGCTTAACTCTAAGCACCTGCTATTCCTGACCATGGGGTCATTCACCCTCCCCAGCCGCCACCACCAAGAGATTAAGCCCGGGGCATGTGTGGGAGCGCCTACTGCTTAGCCATCACCAGCTGAGCCTTGTTTTGAGTTGGAGGGGAAGGGAGCAGAAGCTTACCCCTGCTCTTGACTACCCAGTGCCCGAAAGCAAAAGGGGTTGCTCAACGCTGAGGACAGGGTTGCGAGGCGGGGAAGAATTAGGGCGGTGCACCGAGGGTCCCAAGGAAGAAGGAATAGTTCCGGTCCTTTCATCTATGTCACGTGTTCCTTTCTAGGAGAAAGCAGGGCCAGAATAATACAAGATCCAGGTGCCAAGAGagaccacggggggggggggggggcggagggcACAGATTATTTGCAAGTCCCCGaggacccccaccccaccccaagaaaAGCACAGAGCCTCCCTGAGCCAGGTCCTTCCAGCCTACCACCACCCTTGGGAGGCTGGGCCCAGATCTGTGTGTACCGAGAAAACATTTCCAGCACGTGGGCGCGTATGGGTGGTGTCCCAGGCCAGCTCACCCTAATGAGCCCGTTTCAGATAAAGCTCCGAGAGACTTGGAGTTATGGTTAAATATTCATCAGGGGACACAACGTGCCGTCCACTGGCGTCCAACCAGGAGAAGCAGGCGGCCCCGCGCCAGGCTGAGGAGGTTTTTCTTTCCCCCCACTTTCATTCCTGCAGGGTGTGGTACATGGATGGCAACTACCTGGTGATCCTTGTATCCATCGCCATCATTCTGCCCCTGGCACTAATGCGGCAGCTGGGTGAGTCAACAGGGTCAGGCTGTGGAGGGGATGTTAAGGGACACACAGGAGGCCTGGGTCTCACAGTCCCCTCCTTCGCAGGCTACCTGGGCTACTCCAGCGGCTTCTCCCTCAGCTGCATGGTGTTCTTCCTGATCGCAGTAAGCCACCCTCCCTGTTGGTCAAGACAGAGCAGTAGCCCAAGGGATTCCTCTCTCAGAGGGAGGGGGCAGGTCCCTTGGGGAGCCGGAGTGAGGAGGCAGCTATTCTAATCTCGAATGTGGCTTCACGGGTCACTTCGAAGTCACAGCTCAGCCAGACTCTGACGCTCTCACACTCCCCCACCCCAGGTCATCTACAAGAAGTTCCAAGTTCCCTGCCCATTGGCACACCACTTGGCCAATGCCACAGGCAACTTCAGCCATACGGTGGTGGCGGAGGAGAAGGCACAGCTCCAGGACGAGCAGGAGGCTGCTGCAGCCTTCTGTACCCCAAGCTATTTCACACTCAACTCACAGGTTCCAAGAGGCCAAGCCAGGccagggaaggggggagggggccTGCTGGGGAGGGCTGCCTTGACGTAGTCCTATGTGTCCCCAGACAGCATACACCATCCCCATCATGGCCTTTGCCTTCGTCTGCCACCCTGAGGTGCTGCCCATCTACACAGAGCTCAAGAAGTAGGTGTCTGTGGCCGACAGAGGGATGGTGGCTGCCTTGAGTTGGTCTGGAGAGAATTGCTGTGGTCTTGAATGTGTGTCTGAAGGGAGAGGCCGTGAGACCTCCAGACCAAAGATCCCCATGGTTGATAAGGGTGGGAATTAAGGGCAAGacggcagggggtggggggagacttTCTCACTGCTGACTACAGGAACATGTACCCAGAGAGACCCTCAGGTATCTGTGGGTATCCCAGTGCGGCTCAGCTTGTCCCCcagccctctctcttccctccggCAGCCCGTCCAAGAAGAAGATGCAGCACATCTCCAACCTGTCCATTGCTGTCATGTATGTCATGTACTTCCTGGCTGCCCTCTTCGGCTACCTCACGTTCTATGGTACGGCTGGCTGGGCGCGGGTGGCATCAGAGGCCAGGCTGGGAGGCAAGGGCTGGTCAGGGGCCGCAGTGACTGTAGGTGCTCACTGGATGTGTGATGCCTGACTGTGTCCTGGGGCTGTGGAGGTGAGTCTGGGTACCACTCCCCACAGCGTCAGGGTCCGCCGCCCCCTGGCCCACTGACCACCCTCCCTGCCCGCCACAGACGGGGTGGAGTCGGAGCTGCTGCACACTTACAGCAAGGTGGACCCGTTTGACGTGCTGATCCTGTGTGTGCGCGTGGCGGTGCTGATAGCGGTCACACTCACGGTGCCCATTGTCCTGTTCCCGGTGAGACGGCGGGCAGGCGACTGGGGCAGCTGAAGGGGGAGGTCTGACGGAGGCCACCAGACCCATGGCTCTTCCCACGTGCCCAGGTGCGACGCGCCATCCAGCAGATGCTGTTTCAGAACCAGGAGTTCAACTGGCTGCGGCATGTGCTCATCGCCATCGGTCTGCTTACTTGCATCAACCTGCTGGTTATCTTTGCCCCCAACATCCTGGGCATCTTCGGGATCATTGGTGAGAGTCTGGCCCCTCTGTGTGCGTGGGATAGTGTTGCAGAGAGTTTCACATCTGCAGGGCCTCGTAGAGCCCTGAACTCACACCCTCCATTTAAGTGATAGCTTTCTCCCCCGAGTGTATGGTTTCCCCTCCTGCCCGAATGCTTGTCCTTGAGGCTGTTGCGATCTGTTTTAAGGGCTTAAAACCACTGAGTCAGTCCTCTTTAATCGAGGGTGGTGTGAACCACAGGGCTAAAGTCTCCACGAAGGACCTCAACCGGGTTGAGCATGGTAGTATGTGCCCATAATCTTAATTTGAAAGAATGAGACAGGAGACTCATTTGAGCCCAGACCAGCACAGACAGTGTAGCAAGACACTCTGCCAACAACAAAAGGTCTCATAATGTCTTACCCCATTTTACCTGTGTGGAGACCGAAGGAATGTAAGAGCCACGGTTGATGAGTGGAGAGTCCTGATTCAGCTGTAAAACTATCAGACTCAAAGCTTGATGCTCTCTCTACTCTCCTatcccaattttttttaaagatttatttatttattaaatatagaaTGTTGTCTGCATCTACACTGCACaacagaagggggcaccagatctcattacagatgggttgagccaccatttggttgctgggaattgaactcatgacctctggaagagcagccagtgctcttaacctctgagccacctctccagttcctCCATCCCAATTTGAGCTAGAAAATTAGACAACTCTGAAGCATCTTTGGGATGACCCAAGTCAAGGGACTGACTCCTTGACCCTGCTCTTCAGTCTGCCTCATTCGTCTGGATGTTGAGAACTGTAAACATCTTGAAAGGACTCTCACTTCCATATGTTCAAAACCACCGTGGAAGCAATGTCAACAGACAGAAATGCATTGATGGAGGGATGGAAAGGTCTCTTGGGGAACTTGGTGTTAGTCGGCTCTCCATCACTATAACAGAATACCTGAGGACGTTAACTTGTAAAGAGAGAATGTCGGGCTGGTGAGACAACACAGTGAGTAAGGGTGCCTGCCAccagcctgacaacttgagtttcatccccagaactcacatgatggaagagaactgactcctacaggttgtcctctgacccccacatgtgcacagtgacacacatgcagacatacacacacacacacacaaacgacaaacatgaaaactttaaaaagagagagagcgaaGGCTCCGGAGCTGGGGACGTAGCTCAGTTAGTAGAGCGTTTTCCTGGCTATGCATGCACCATGCCCAGGTTGGACACAGCACCATGTAAACAAGCTATTgtggcacacacatatatttccAGCATTGGGaaagatggaggcaagaggaagttgagtccaaggtcattcttggctatatACTTTGAGCCTATCCTGGGATATGTGAGACCTtgtccccaaacaaacaaaaaggtttattttggctcatacttTTACAGGTGCCAGCCCTGACTGATTGGTACCTATTGACTTGAGGGCTGTAGTGAGATGGCCCATTATGACAGAAGTGTGTGGCAGAACAGAACTGCTTAGCCCACGACCAAGAActaaaagggaaagaggagatAAACCCCCCTAAGGGGCTCATACCCATCCCTAAGGACCTCCCACaaagctccacctcctaaaggtcccGCCCCCTCCTAAACAGCCCCAACCTCAGAGCCTCGTAGAGACAGCCCTCCCCCCAACACTTGGGCCTCAGAGAACATTCAAGATCCAGATTATAACATGCTATGTTAGGAACCCAGTTGGTACTTTTTGTTTGTGCTTGGTTTGGGATtttcgatacagggtttctctacatagcccttgctgtcctggaacttcctctgtagtccaagctggcctcgaactcacagaaatccctcctgcctctgcctcctgagtgctgggatgaaaagcaTGTGTGGCTCCCGCTGAGTTAGGAACCCAGTATTCCTAAGGCTTTATTCTGTCATAAGTTTCTTTTCTTCATGACTAGCTTCACTCATTTATATTTTCCTTATCCACTAATACCATCAGCCTGGTGGATAGAGAACAAAGGGGGGAAAGCTGCTGGGCTTCCTGGAATCTGGCAACGCTCTCACATAGAGCGTGGTTCCCCCAACAAAGAACGCTTGCTCTCATGGGGAGTCCGCTTCAGACCTTGGACAACAGGCAAGAGTAAGCAGCTGTTGCTCTGCTCCTATCTTTGCAGGTGCCACATCTGCCCCGTGCCTCATCTTCATCTTCCCCGCCATCTTCTACTTCCGAATCATGCCCATTGAGAAGGAGCCGGCAAGATCCACCCCTAAAATCCTGGTAGGAGGGGCCTGGAAGCCAGCGGGCTGGGGCAGAGCTAAGGGAACTGTCCCCATCTCAGGCCTGACTCTCATTTCTGACCCTCAACAGGCCCTTTGTTTTGCCGCGGTTGGCTTCTTGCTGATGACCATGAGCTTGAGTTTCATCATCAGTGACTGGGTCTCTGGGACCAGCCATCATGGAGGAAACCATTAGGACAACCGGCCCCCATCTTGTTCTGTTTGTTCATCCTAGAACCTGTACCCTCACTCTCCAGTCCCTGCTCCCAGCCAGGGGCTAAATAAGGAGAGAAAGACTCTGTAAATACTATGGCATTTGGCTCCACCCATATCCTCTCCGTTGGAAGGTTTTTGTTGAAGAGCCAGGACCAAGGTCTTCAGACCACCCCCCGCTGGGCTCTGGAGCTGCAGGGGCTTCCTGAGCTAGGAACAGGGTGGGGCCGTTGCCTCAGATCCCACCGAAACCCTCCATCCTCCTCTTGCAGCTGTGTACACTGAGGCCTTGAAGCCACCTCCTGAGGTCACACAGGCTGTAGGGGCACACAGAGCCAAAACCCAGACCTGAAGACGGCATCCCCCAGCCCTGCTGGGTGACCATAGTCTGCACCCACAGGGTTCCCACAGCCTGCTGACCCTCTAGCCCTTTTTCCAACACTTGGGCCCAAAATCTTGGATATTTTTgtcctcttcttccatttccttcatAGAAGGAGACCCTATCCCGCCTCACATCTGTGTTTAGCAGGGTCTGCTGAGGATGGAGCTGGTCCCTGCTGTGGACCTTCACCAGTCCTGGGGAGGCTGGGACTCCCGCACCTCAAGCCTGGGCCACAACTTACATTCCACTACTGGGAGAAGAGAGGCTGGGCCCAGAGTATCCTGCCCTTGGGAGTCAAAGACCCAGCAGTCAGACTGCCGCAGGGGTGGGGATGTGCAGGCCTTTTATAAATATTCTATACAAGATCGCTTGTGTTTCATATTCTTGGTCTCCGTGGTCCTCGGGTTTCTGGAAAATAGAGTAGGCATCAGTAAAGACATGGAGAAAACTGGGGATTCTCCCGTCTGCTTGCCTGCATGAGAGTGGGCCCTGAGCAagaccctccacccccaccccacctcctgcCTCTCAGACTAACCAGTGGCATGCTCAGACCCAGCTCTGGGCCAGGGCCAAGTTCAGCACAGACCTGCTTTCTCACGGGGTGAGGTGGGGAGGAATTAATGAGGCCCCAGGAAGTGGGACAGAGAGAAGCCTGCGGAAGGAGGCAACGTGAGGCGCATCCCCAGCAGCTCCTAAGAGGGTCTGAGCTGGGGGCGGCTGAGCCTTGCAGAAGCCTCAGGAAAGGGCCCCTGAGATCCACCAGCTCCTAGGCTGTTGTCAACCCTTTGCCAGTGCCTTGAGGCTGGAGACAAAGATCCAGGGATCCTTTGCTTTGCAGgactgttatttttattgataataAACACCTCTATGAATAAAGGTAGGTAGTGAGTCTCACTGGAATTAGGATAATCCTGAGTGTCTAAGGGAGGGTGAAGTCCCGGGCAAGGCGGCCCCAGGTATCCTGGCCCAAGTGGGCCTGGGAAGCTGCCCACTGCAACTTGCAGGCCTGAATCAGCTACAGCCCAGAGGGATGGAACTGCCCAGGCCTTGGCACCAAACCCTCATTAGGAAAGGCCTTGCACTGGACTATGCCACCAGCGAAAGGACAGCAAGAAAAATCCAGTTTGAACTTGAAAGGCAACTGCCAGCTTGGGAAAGCTGTGAAGAAAGGACTTCTTCAAGCTGGTGGCTGCTTGGCCCACAGCGGTGCCAGCTAGACAGAGGGGGGCTTCCTGGTCCCCATTCCCATCAGTCTCAGGCACCTGTGACTTCAACCAGTAGCCCTGTGGCCACAAAAAACATCTGGACGCTGACCTAACGGTAGAGGCAACCTAACATACACCATCAGGAAGGACTGTCCCTGGGAGTCACAAGCTTCTCCATTAGATGAGGCACACATCTTGCCTAGAATGCTTGGATCATGGGGAGAGGGGGATAATCAAAGAAAGAGTCTCATCTTGTGGGCAgatggggtgttttgttttgttttgttttgttttgttttgttttgttttgagacagggtttctctatgtagccttggctgtcctggacttgctttgtagaccaggctgacctcgaactcacaatgatcctcctgcctctgcctccctgagcactgggattaaaggcatgcaccaccccacCCCGCTCTTGTGAGCAAATCTTAGAGCCTTTTTACACCCTCTATTCAATGGGACATCGGCTTTCTCGATCCAGATGTGATAACAGTAGCCCCCATACAAGGCCAGGGCGTGGAAGAGGCCCTCACCCCAGAGTTGCTCTCTGCATTTACAGCTTGACACAGGTAGCACAGGCTCCAGTAGGATGAGGGCAAGTGATACAGGCGCTGTACTAGCTTCAGGAGTCATGTACCATATCACTGTGAAATGAGTATCCCTGCCCCTGGCCGCCAAGTCCAGTGACATGCTTAGCCTCCATAAGGATGGATCCATAGCCCTCTGGACACCATTAGGGATTATCATATGCTTTGAATAACTTCCTAGGGTTTTTCCTCCATTATGCttttgaggtgtgtgtgggggggtaaatGTTCTATATCTggaagctcagtggtagaggatcTGTCTAGCACGTGTGAGTTAACTTTACAgcagcaaacacatacacacatcctcAGAGGCTCTGGGAAAATcttgttttatttgaaatattgATGTTAGAGCACCCCAAAAGTCTAGCACACACATCACCCATattttttcactctttttttttttttttcctgatgaggGACAGAAGACTTAACTATGTAGCTCAAGATAGATTCAAACTTCCAGTTCTCCTGAGAGGTAGGATAACTGCTGTGTCACTGTACCCAACCCTCATTGTTTGTCACTGTTTGCTAACGCCTTGAGGCTGGAGACAAAATAGAAATAAGATAACATAACACGCTTACCATTctggaagccagggcaggaagagTCCAAGTCTGACGTcaacttgggctacatagtgagaccaaaAAGATAATAAAGACCAAGAAAGTATACTGGTCCCTCACTGCCCAGCAGCTGGACTTGCCCACACTTCCTCACCCGAGTGTACATTCTCCTGTCACCTGAAAAGAAAGATCCACCCGCTCATTCTCCacggttttgttttgtcattatgGTGCTGGatattgaacccagggtctcacacaTCAGGCAAGTACTCTACAAAAGAGCTAGATCTCCAATCCCGTTTCAGGGGAgggctctggggatcaaacttagggaCTCAGACACAGCAGGCAAAGGGTTACTACCAAGCAATATCACAGTCATCCAAAAATATTTATGGAGACCTTTCACATGCCAGACACTCTTAAAGGTCACTGAACATGAACGAAGGCAGCTTAGGACAGGGGAATCAATCACGACCCACAAAGTGACCACACTTGTTAGGGACCCTTAGTGTTAGCCAGACATAATGGTGCATACTTTtagtcccggcactcaggaggcagagacaggtggatctctgtgagttcaaggccagccttgatcTATAaggctagttccaggacagccagggctacacagagaaaccctgtctcaacaaacaaacaaaacaaaacaaaaaaaggaaagaaaaggaaatgttcAGGGGAACATGCAATGCAGGGGGATGATCAGGAGATTTCTCTAGTCAGCAGGGCCAGCCAGTGAAAAGCCCCTCATAGGCAAAGGCCAGAAAGCCACGGAGGCTGGGTTGGGGTGAAGCAGAGGAAAGCACACATGTCC includes:
- the Slc38a3 gene encoding sodium-coupled neutral amino acid transporter 3; protein product: MEIPRQTEMVELVPNGKHLEGLLPVSMSTADTQRAEDAHLCAEGKGFLQKSPSKEPHFTDFEGKTSFGMSVFNLSNAIMGSGILGLAYAMANTGIILFLFLLTAVALLSSYSIHLLLKSSGIVGIRAYEQLGYRAFGTPGKLVAALAITLQNIGAMSSYLYIIKSELPLVIQTFLNLEKPAPVWYMDGNYLVILVSIAIILPLALMRQLGYLGYSSGFSLSCMVFFLIAVIYKKFQVPCPLAHHLANATGNFSHTVVAEEKAQLQDEQEAAAAFCTPSYFTLNSQTAYTIPIMAFAFVCHPEVLPIYTELKNPSKKKMQHISNLSIAVMYVMYFLAALFGYLTFYDGVESELLHTYSKVDPFDVLILCVRVAVLIAVTLTVPIVLFPVRRAIQQMLFQNQEFNWLRHVLIAIGLLTCINLLVIFAPNILGIFGIIGATSAPCLIFIFPAIFYFRIMPIEKEPARSTPKILALCFAAVGFLLMTMSLSFIISDWVSGTSHHGGNH